Part of the Candidatus Endomicrobium procryptotermitis genome is shown below.
CTGATAAAGCCATAGAAAATATGATGGTCTATGAAAACGAAGAAGTTATAAACGACGCTTTAGGCAGAAATAAAGGAATGATTTTCATGTCTGCACATTTTGGAAACTGGGAACTTACGGCTTTATCTTTTTCGAAAAGCCATCCAATGTCGGTAATAGTCGCAAAACAGTCAAATCCGCTGGTTGATAAAATGATAAACGACATAAGGACAAAAAGAGGTTTTAAAACAATAAACAAAGATGACAAAATGGCTTTCAGAAACGTGATCAAAGCTTTAAGAGCAAAAGAAACCGTAGCCATTCTCGCCGATCAGGACGCAGGAAAACAAGGCGTTTTTGTTCCTTTTTTTGGAAAGCTTGCGTCAACTCCAAAAGGTCCCGCTCTTTTTGCGATAAAAGCAGGCTGTCCTATAGTAACGGCTTTTGGCATAAGGCAGCCTGATGGAAAAATAAAAGTGAGATTTAAAGAAATTCCTTTTTACGATACGAAAGATGAAGAAGAAAATATAAGACTTATAAATGCGCAGTATTCTCGGCTGCTTGAAGAAGTAATAAGAGAATATCCAGATCATTGGTTTTGGTTTCACAGGAAATGGAAAACAATGCCTCCTTCCAATTTGTCCTAAGTTATTTCAATAAAAATAATTTTTGCCGCGAGGCTGAAAAATGAAAGTCAGGTTTTAATTTGAAAAAGGTTTGTCTATATTTAAACTGTAAAAATCCGGATATTTAATTCTTAGCCAAGCACTTTTTTTACTGTTGTGGATACTCTTTTTCCATCAGCTTGTCCATTTACCGCTGCGATTGCAGCTTTCATCACCACTCCAAAACTTTTATCATCAGATGCATCTGCCGCTTCTTTCACTTTTGCCAAAAGCTGTTCATCTGATAATTCGGCCGGCAAATACTGCTCAATGACTTTCAGCTCTTTCAGCTCTTTATCGATTAAGTCCTGCCTTCCTGCTTTTTCAAAATTATCAATGGACTCTTTTCTCTTTTTTACTTCACTTCTCAATACTCTGAATATTTCCTCGTCATTGATTTTAATGTTTTTCATCTCTCGGATATTGATTTCGTTTAATATGCCTCTTACGGTGTTTAAACTTATCATGTCTTTTGTACGCATGTAATTTTTTAGGTCTTCTTTAAATCTTTTAATCATTTTAATCTCCGTTTATATAATAATTTTGTGATACTTCAAGAATACTTCCGAAAACTATGTTTAACTTGTCTGCCGACCCCGCTTCCAATTCTATAACGGTATCTGCCCTTTGCGGTGATTTATATATTTTGAGATCTCCTATCTTAGCAGTCGATATCGGGATAGGAACATTTTTTTCTATCCCTGCGACTTCGTTTCCCGATATCCATATAATATCAATTGGGAATTTCATTTCTTTCATCCAAAAAGACTGAATATCCGATTCATAAAAGAAAAATATCATTCCGTCTTCGGGAATTTTTTCTTTATTGGACAATCCTTCAGCTTTTGCTTTAGGTGAATTTGCAACGACAAGATTCAGCTCATTATCCGCAAGCCTAACTTTTAATATGCTGCCGTCTGGAATGCTGAAAATATCTTTTATTTGAGATTTATGCGATACCATCTGCTGCTTTGTAAAAACGCAGGAGACAATAAACGCTGAAAAAATGATTAACAGAAATAATTTTATTTTCATTCTGCCTTATTTATTATCGTGAGTATTTTTTAATTATTGACATAATCCCGCAAGCTGGCTGCGGGGAACAACTTTGTTGCGGGGAAAATCTCAATCCAAGCTTGAAAGAATTTTGCTTTCATTGAATTATTTATTATAGCAAAATTGAAAAACATATGTATTGTTTGACATTATCATAATTATTTATTACAATAATAGTTGAATAATTATTCAACTATTAAATTAAAATCTTTTGGAGGATTTTATGTCGAATTCTAAAAATGACATTTTTAAATGTGATTGTAATGTTATTCATAAAAAAGTTGTCAGCCAGGTAAAAACTAAAATGCCCAAAGAAGAAAAATTATATGATCTTGCGGAATTTTTTAAAGTTTTCGGAGACAGTACGAGAATTAAAATTCTTTGGGCTTTAAGCGTTGCCGAGATGTGCGTTTGCGATATAGCCGTTCTTTTGAATAT
Proteins encoded:
- a CDS encoding DUF192 domain-containing protein is translated as MKIKLFLLIIFSAFIVSCVFTKQQMVSHKSQIKDIFSIPDGSILKVRLADNELNLVVANSPKAKAEGLSNKEKIPEDGMIFFFYESDIQSFWMKEMKFPIDIIWISGNEVAGIEKNVPIPISTAKIGDLKIYKSPQRADTVIELEAGSADKLNIVFGSILEVSQNYYINGD
- a CDS encoding GatB/YqeY domain-containing protein — protein: MIKRFKEDLKNYMRTKDMISLNTVRGILNEINIREMKNIKINDEEIFRVLRSEVKKRKESIDNFEKAGRQDLIDKELKELKVIEQYLPAELSDEQLLAKVKEAADASDDKSFGVVMKAAIAAVNGQADGKRVSTTVKKVLG
- a CDS encoding metalloregulator ArsR/SmtB family transcription factor; translated protein: MSNSKNDIFKCDCNVIHKKVVSQVKTKMPKEEKLYDLAEFFKVFGDSTRIKILWALSVAEMCVCDIAVLLNMSKSSISHQLRILKQTRLVKYKRSGKIVFYSLCDNHVERVFKQGFEHINE
- a CDS encoding lysophospholipid acyltransferase family protein, translating into MSKRNVFQDYIEYFSLKAVMFFLYLFSLSFAQKIGQIFASFAYFFVPMRKKHVIDMLTFAFPEKSKKEIRTIAKNTYKSFMKTIIEMIFFPVLSDKAIENMMVYENEEVINDALGRNKGMIFMSAHFGNWELTALSFSKSHPMSVIVAKQSNPLVDKMINDIRTKRGFKTINKDDKMAFRNVIKALRAKETVAILADQDAGKQGVFVPFFGKLASTPKGPALFAIKAGCPIVTAFGIRQPDGKIKVRFKEIPFYDTKDEEENIRLINAQYSRLLEEVIREYPDHWFWFHRKWKTMPPSNLS